The Nitratidesulfovibrio sp. genome window below encodes:
- a CDS encoding PLP-dependent aminotransferase family protein, whose product MRLAQRMESVPRSYIREILKVTAQPDIISFAGGLPHPASFPVEAVADAAARVLEEAGPEALQYTTTEGFPPLRQWIADRYKRQGIHVSPDDILITTGSQQALDLVAKACIDRGGKVVMERPGYLGAIQCFAVFGPDFVTVPLTPRGVDTKALRTAARDAQVFYAVPSFQNPSGITYDDATRREVAEIMAETGCLLVEDNPYGELRFMGQHLPPVRAYASAPSVLLGSFSKVVSPGLRLGWVCAPQEVLNPMITAKQASDLHTPGFTQRILHRYLMDNDVDTHIASIRARYGAQRDAMVQAIRQHFPEEVACTEPEGGMFLWCTLPEGISAEALFHKAIERKVAFVPGRPFYVDETDDTFRLNFSNSSPELIDEGIARLGQCLREYLGGAA is encoded by the coding sequence ATGCGTCTTGCCCAGCGCATGGAAAGCGTGCCCCGTTCCTACATCCGCGAAATCCTGAAGGTGACGGCGCAACCGGACATCATTTCCTTTGCCGGGGGGCTGCCCCACCCCGCGTCATTCCCGGTGGAAGCGGTGGCCGATGCCGCCGCCCGCGTGCTGGAAGAGGCCGGGCCGGAAGCCCTGCAATACACCACCACCGAAGGCTTTCCGCCCCTGCGCCAGTGGATCGCCGACCGCTACAAGCGGCAGGGCATCCATGTCTCGCCCGACGACATCCTGATCACCACCGGTTCGCAGCAGGCCCTGGACCTGGTGGCCAAGGCGTGCATCGACCGGGGCGGCAAGGTGGTCATGGAGCGCCCCGGCTACCTTGGCGCCATCCAGTGTTTCGCCGTGTTCGGGCCGGATTTCGTCACCGTGCCCCTGACCCCGCGCGGGGTGGACACGAAGGCCCTGCGCACGGCGGCCAGGGATGCGCAGGTGTTCTACGCCGTGCCCAGCTTCCAGAACCCGTCCGGCATCACCTATGACGATGCGACCCGCCGCGAGGTGGCCGAGATCATGGCCGAAACCGGCTGCCTGCTGGTGGAGGACAACCCCTACGGCGAACTGCGCTTCATGGGGCAGCACCTGCCGCCGGTGCGGGCGTACGCGAGCGCGCCGTCCGTACTGCTGGGATCGTTTTCCAAGGTGGTCTCGCCGGGCCTGCGCTTGGGCTGGGTGTGTGCCCCGCAGGAGGTGCTGAACCCCATGATCACCGCCAAACAGGCCAGCGACCTGCACACCCCCGGCTTTACCCAGCGCATCCTGCACCGCTACCTGATGGACAACGACGTGGACACGCACATCGCCTCCATCCGCGCTCGCTACGGCGCCCAGCGCGACGCCATGGTGCAGGCCATCCGCCAGCATTTTCCGGAAGAGGTGGCCTGCACCGAGCCGGAAGGCGGCATGTTCCTGTGGTGTACGCTGCCGGAAGGCATTTCCGCAGAGGCGCTGTTCCACAAGGCCATCGAGCGCAAGGTGGCCTTCGTGCCGGGGCGTCCGTTCTACGTGGACGAGACCGACGACACCTTCCGCCTGAACTTCTCCAACTCCAGTCCGGAACTGATCGACGAGGGCATCGCGCGTCTTGGGCAGTGCCTGCGCGAGTATCTGGGGGGCGCGGCATAA
- a CDS encoding CotH kinase family protein, whose product MTGPNGTHPPHGDRTPHTSRIPLWAAALFVAALLCAGLLLERTSAVRQYRFVSLDMATRKDSLGSPRKRQLLTEMGLPDVHAVAPENTAHTAALLEQARRDADPAMVASGWPVFAVRTDEASLSDPETGINVNHKERGREWERPAALVYYRDGQERLATGVGLRLHGGGSRDLGISYRVYFRNAYGAPAQPADLFFPDTEGTLKRLVLRKEKTTSPGFINMLGLDIMGMLGAETPRFVPAVFSVNGKDMGLSLISEHIADAHWKRRLGHGNFLLYSIRKGNDRAEFAALRELYLWLRLLPAPLTMQQAERRMDLRSMCAIIFGAVYLGETDWDQGAFLLDKNQPNPRWINIAWDLDEAFQHLVPGGPLDRRPGWKYAMDEKKAVRMRLFLRLWQESPEFRDFFLRYVTHALNHTLNDAARERLFDRYEALDRQAGNTMFDVDMARSLLANRADEVLEETVRDLRAPRWHKVQVSAPGPVCIDGEPGYTEYAGRYFEGQRITVAPPDTGCASLLHWEVDGTPRGAGQLDIDVRAPLRIRAVCTNG is encoded by the coding sequence GTGACTGGCCCGAACGGCACGCATCCTCCGCACGGCGACCGCACGCCCCACACCTCCCGCATCCCGTTATGGGCTGCGGCGCTGTTCGTTGCCGCCCTGCTCTGTGCAGGGCTGCTGCTGGAGCGCACCTCCGCCGTCCGGCAGTACCGCTTCGTGTCGCTGGACATGGCCACCCGGAAGGATTCACTGGGCTCGCCCCGCAAGCGCCAGTTGCTGACCGAAATGGGACTGCCCGACGTGCATGCCGTGGCCCCGGAAAACACGGCCCACACCGCCGCGCTGCTGGAGCAGGCCCGCCGCGATGCGGACCCCGCCATGGTGGCCAGCGGCTGGCCGGTGTTCGCCGTGCGCACCGACGAGGCCAGCCTGAGCGACCCGGAAACCGGCATCAACGTCAACCACAAGGAACGCGGTCGCGAATGGGAACGCCCTGCGGCCCTGGTCTACTACCGCGACGGCCAGGAACGCCTAGCCACCGGCGTGGGGCTGCGCCTGCACGGTGGCGGCTCGCGCGATCTCGGCATCAGTTACCGCGTGTATTTTCGCAATGCGTACGGCGCCCCGGCCCAACCGGCAGACCTGTTCTTTCCGGACACCGAAGGCACGCTGAAACGCTTGGTGCTGCGCAAGGAAAAGACCACCAGCCCCGGCTTCATCAACATGCTGGGGCTGGACATCATGGGCATGCTGGGGGCGGAAACACCCCGGTTCGTGCCTGCCGTGTTCTCCGTGAATGGCAAGGACATGGGACTTTCGCTGATCAGCGAGCACATTGCCGACGCCCACTGGAAACGCAGGCTGGGGCACGGCAACTTCCTGCTCTACTCCATCCGTAAGGGCAACGACCGGGCGGAATTCGCGGCCCTGCGCGAACTGTACCTGTGGCTCCGCCTGCTGCCCGCTCCGCTGACCATGCAGCAGGCCGAGCGCCGCATGGATCTGCGCAGCATGTGCGCCATCATCTTCGGCGCCGTATATCTGGGCGAGACCGACTGGGACCAGGGCGCCTTCCTGCTGGACAAGAACCAGCCGAACCCGCGCTGGATCAACATCGCCTGGGACCTGGACGAGGCCTTCCAGCATCTGGTGCCCGGCGGCCCGCTGGACCGGCGCCCCGGCTGGAAGTACGCCATGGACGAAAAGAAGGCCGTGCGCATGCGCCTGTTCCTGCGCCTGTGGCAGGAATCGCCGGAATTTCGCGACTTCTTCCTGCGCTACGTCACCCATGCGCTGAACCACACCCTGAATGACGCAGCCCGCGAACGGCTGTTTGACCGATACGAGGCACTGGACCGCCAGGCCGGGAACACCATGTTCGACGTGGACATGGCTCGCAGCCTGCTGGCCAACCGGGCCGACGAGGTGCTGGAGGAAACCGTGCGCGACCTGAGGGCACCCCGCTGGCACAAGGTGCAGGTAAGCGCGCCCGGCCCGGTGTGCATCGACGGCGAGCCCGGCTACACCGAGTATGCCGGACGCTACTTCGAGGGGCAGCGGATCACCGTGGCCCCGCCCGACACCGGCTGCGCCAGCCTGCTGCACTGGGAGGTGGACGGCACCCCCCGCGGGGCGGGACAACTGGACATCGACGTGCGCGCGCCCCTGCGCATCCGCGCCGTCTGCACAAACGGCTGA
- the thiM gene encoding hydroxyethylthiazole kinase, which translates to MPHTEQIWRNVDAVRREAPLVHSITNFVVMNVTANALLAAGASPIMAHAREEMAELVHIVSALVLNIGTLSAPWIDSMFLAGAAARERGIPVVLDPVGAGASTLRTTTAAQLMERVRPAIVRGNGSEIMALAGAAGATRGVDSTRDAHAAADSARALSRRHHCVTVVSGPVDLITDGDEVVLVTGGHELMPRVTGMGCTATVLVAAHAAVAASPLEGAVSGMAAMSAAGSMAAERAAGPGSFAMHFIDALYSLSEADIRARVRVARP; encoded by the coding sequence ATGCCCCATACAGAGCAGATATGGCGCAACGTGGACGCCGTGCGGCGTGAAGCGCCGCTGGTGCACAGCATCACCAATTTCGTGGTCATGAACGTCACCGCCAACGCGCTGCTGGCCGCCGGGGCCTCGCCCATCATGGCCCACGCGCGGGAAGAGATGGCGGAACTGGTGCATATCGTTTCCGCGCTGGTGCTGAACATCGGCACCCTGAGCGCGCCGTGGATCGACAGCATGTTTCTGGCCGGGGCCGCCGCGCGCGAGCGGGGCATACCCGTGGTGCTCGACCCGGTGGGCGCGGGCGCGTCCACCCTGCGCACCACCACCGCCGCGCAGCTCATGGAACGGGTGCGCCCGGCCATCGTGCGCGGCAACGGTTCGGAAATCATGGCGCTCGCCGGTGCGGCGGGAGCCACGCGCGGGGTGGATTCCACCCGCGACGCGCACGCCGCCGCCGATTCCGCGCGGGCCCTGTCGCGCCGCCACCACTGCGTCACCGTGGTCAGCGGCCCGGTGGACCTGATAACCGACGGTGACGAGGTGGTGCTGGTCACCGGGGGGCACGAGCTGATGCCCCGCGTCACCGGCATGGGCTGCACCGCCACGGTGCTGGTGGCCGCCCACGCCGCCGTGGCTGCCAGCCCTCTGGAAGGTGCGGTGAGCGGCATGGCCGCCATGTCCGCCGCCGGAAGCATGGCGGCGGAGCGCGCCGCCGGGCCGGGCAGCTTTGCCATGCATTTCATCGACGCCCTGTACAGCCTGTCGGAAGCGGACATCCGCGCCCGGGTGCGGGTGGCCCGCCCGTGA
- a CDS encoding PLP-dependent aminotransferase family protein encodes MLHLDAAADVPLYQQIYEQLKADILSGALPQGMRLPSIRALARDLRAGKNTVENAYAQLVLEGYVSVLPRSGYRVNVIQRDLHAPESPVAQKGGKVGHRDAPATRRPPHHDFHYGNLDAATFPYAVWRKLLFAVMEDARTGRIASDGMHVYGDAHGDLRLRAELAAYLYRSRGVRCTEDQVVMCSGLQPSIMAVTRLLHHEHGAVAPVAQVALEDPAYNGARRAYECFGFRTIPIPVNGDGIDVAALRASPARVVHIAPSHQFPTGAVMPICRRMEILNWATERGAWIVEDDYDSELRYDGRPIPSLQSIDRHGRVIYMGTFSKTLSPGMRMSYMVLPERLVDTFRTVFAGFQCTVPWLEQAVLARFMAEGHWDRHLRRICLAKKRKHDVFVGTATRLMGEGVRIHGHNAGLHLLLEVPGGPGEAALVERAAMHGVRVYPASPFWADARRYPGNCLFIGYGMLSESDIAAALERLRQAWFPSMVLRG; translated from the coding sequence ATGCTGCACCTGGATGCCGCCGCCGATGTGCCGCTCTACCAGCAGATATATGAACAACTGAAGGCAGACATCCTTTCCGGGGCACTGCCGCAGGGCATGCGCCTGCCGTCCATCCGTGCCCTGGCCCGTGATCTGCGCGCCGGAAAGAACACGGTGGAAAATGCCTACGCCCAGTTGGTGCTGGAAGGATACGTGTCGGTGCTGCCGCGTTCCGGGTACCGGGTAAACGTGATCCAGCGCGACCTGCATGCGCCGGAAAGCCCTGTGGCGCAAAAAGGCGGAAAGGTCGGGCATCGGGACGCGCCAGCCACCCGGCGTCCGCCGCACCATGATTTCCATTACGGCAACCTGGATGCCGCCACCTTTCCCTACGCCGTCTGGCGCAAGCTGCTGTTCGCGGTCATGGAGGACGCGCGGACCGGGCGCATCGCCTCCGACGGCATGCACGTCTATGGCGATGCCCACGGCGACCTGCGCCTGCGGGCGGAACTGGCGGCCTACCTGTACCGCAGCCGGGGGGTGCGCTGCACCGAGGACCAGGTGGTCATGTGCAGCGGTCTGCAACCGTCGATCATGGCGGTGACGCGCCTGCTGCACCACGAGCACGGGGCGGTGGCCCCGGTGGCGCAGGTCGCTCTGGAAGACCCCGCCTACAACGGGGCCAGGCGCGCCTACGAATGCTTCGGCTTTCGCACCATCCCCATCCCCGTCAACGGGGACGGCATCGACGTGGCGGCGCTGCGGGCGTCGCCCGCGCGGGTGGTGCATATTGCCCCGTCGCACCAGTTTCCCACGGGCGCCGTCATGCCCATCTGCCGCCGCATGGAAATCCTCAACTGGGCCACGGAACGCGGCGCGTGGATCGTGGAAGACGACTACGACAGCGAACTGCGCTACGACGGCAGGCCCATTCCGTCGTTGCAGTCCATCGACCGGCATGGCCGGGTCATTTACATGGGCACCTTCTCCAAAACCCTGTCGCCGGGCATGCGCATGTCGTACATGGTGCTGCCGGAACGGCTGGTGGACACGTTCCGCACGGTGTTCGCGGGGTTCCAGTGCACGGTGCCCTGGCTGGAGCAGGCCGTGCTGGCCCGCTTCATGGCTGAAGGGCACTGGGACAGGCACCTGCGGCGGATCTGCCTGGCCAAGAAGCGCAAGCACGACGTTTTCGTGGGCACGGCCACCCGCCTGATGGGCGAAGGGGTGCGCATCCACGGGCACAATGCGGGGCTGCACCTGCTGCTGGAGGTGCCCGGCGGGCCGGGCGAGGCCGCGCTGGTGGAGCGGGCGGCCATGCACGGCGTGCGGGTGTACCCGGCATCGCCGTTCTGGGCGGACGCGCGGCGGTATCCGGGCAACTGCCTGTTCATCGGGTACGGCATGCTGTCCGAGTCGGACATCGCGGCGGCCCTGGAACGATTGCGGCAGGCGTGGTTTCCGTCCATGGTATTGCGGGGTTGA
- a CDS encoding FAD/NAD-binding family oxidoreductase translates to MSDDSTTMKGRKARVLRTVREDDNTTSVYIDTGDDERFRSFRPGQFATLRVMAEDGWSEAHPFTIAAAPGDTVRLTIRGKGHFTSELVPGLRDGDEVHCAGPYGVFCRDIERQEQIVLIAGGVGITPFLSVLRSFDQAEATNRVVLFWSNKTYGDAFAAEELEAMTRRLDLTVVHVLTRETNPHHYADPELPAVFFEKGHLSREMLTRHVHSATASFYLCGPAPMQQHVLDELRAFGVDTGGVETEQFVFS, encoded by the coding sequence ATGAGCGATGATTCCACGACCATGAAGGGCCGCAAGGCCCGCGTCCTGCGCACCGTGCGCGAGGACGACAACACCACCTCCGTGTACATCGACACGGGCGACGACGAGCGCTTCCGCAGCTTCCGCCCGGGGCAGTTCGCCACCCTGCGCGTGATGGCGGAGGACGGCTGGAGCGAGGCCCACCCCTTCACCATCGCCGCCGCGCCCGGTGATACCGTGCGCCTGACCATCCGGGGCAAGGGGCATTTCACGTCGGAACTGGTGCCGGGCCTGCGCGACGGCGACGAGGTGCATTGCGCCGGGCCTTACGGAGTGTTCTGCCGCGACATCGAACGGCAGGAACAGATCGTGCTCATCGCGGGCGGGGTGGGCATCACGCCGTTCCTCAGCGTGCTGCGCAGCTTCGACCAGGCGGAGGCGACCAACCGGGTGGTGCTGTTCTGGTCCAACAAGACCTATGGCGACGCCTTTGCCGCCGAGGAACTGGAAGCCATGACCCGGCGGCTGGACCTGACCGTGGTGCACGTGCTCACGCGAGAGACGAATCCGCACCACTACGCCGACCCGGAACTGCCCGCCGTGTTCTTCGAAAAGGGGCACCTCTCGCGCGAGATGCTGACCCGCCACGTGCATTCGGCCACGGCCTCGTTCTACCTGTGCGGTCCCGCCCCCATGCAGCAGCACGTGCTGGACGAGCTGCGCGCCTTCGGCGTGGACACCGGTGGCGTGGAAACGGAGCAGTTTGTCTTTTCGTAG
- a CDS encoding pyridoxamine 5'-phosphate oxidase family protein: MKDHPLSPEQIAHLLDTELVGRLATNGADGCPYVTPVHFAVMDGIVYIHGLAAGEKLHNIRRDPQVGFEVDKMLSLIHHPDLPCDTNTEYESVVIRGRASVVQDTAVVTRVLDAIVAKYTPQHTGKGYPPSMLKMTAVIAVDVTSCTGKFYRA, from the coding sequence ATGAAAGACCACCCTCTCTCGCCGGAACAGATAGCCCACCTGCTGGACACGGAGCTTGTGGGCAGGCTGGCCACCAACGGCGCCGACGGCTGCCCGTACGTCACGCCGGTCCATTTCGCCGTCATGGACGGCATCGTCTACATCCACGGGCTGGCCGCAGGCGAGAAGCTGCACAACATCAGGCGCGACCCGCAGGTCGGGTTCGAGGTGGACAAGATGCTTTCGCTCATCCACCACCCCGATCTGCCTTGCGACACCAACACCGAGTACGAAAGCGTGGTCATCCGGGGGCGGGCCTCGGTGGTGCAGGACACCGCCGTCGTAACCCGCGTGCTCGACGCCATTGTCGCGAAATACACCCCGCAGCACACCGGCAAGGGCTACCCGCCCAGCATGCTGAAGATGACCGCCGTCATTGCCGTGGACGTCACCTCGTGTACCGGGAAATTCTACCGGGCCTAG
- a CDS encoding NifB/NifX family molybdenum-iron cluster-binding protein has product MRIAVAADGPRPDSNVEPVFGRAEWFVVTDTETEGVIAVRNAHRDDRESAGRSVAQLLSAARATVVLCGECGPKARLALADAGIEVLAASSGLVSEAVARYRELIGNVPQQ; this is encoded by the coding sequence ATGCGCATTGCCGTGGCGGCGGACGGGCCCCGGCCCGACAGCAACGTGGAGCCGGTGTTCGGCCGGGCGGAATGGTTCGTGGTGACCGATACGGAGACCGAGGGCGTCATTGCCGTGCGCAACGCGCACCGCGACGACCGCGAGAGTGCCGGGCGCTCGGTGGCGCAACTGCTGTCCGCCGCGCGGGCCACGGTGGTGCTGTGCGGCGAATGCGGCCCCAAGGCGCGGCTGGCCCTGGCCGATGCGGGCATCGAGGTGCTGGCGGCCAGCAGCGGGCTGGTCAGCGAGGCGGTGGCGCGTTACCGCGAGCTGATCGGTAACGTCCCGCAGCAGTAG
- the thiE gene encoding thiamine phosphate synthase: protein MSALRRAADYGVYLVTDRALCRGRALPDVVMVAVAGGVTMVQLREKHVDTREFVELARALKALLAPRGVPLLINDRVDVALAARADGVHVGQGDMHPADVRALLGSDALVGLSVETMEQAREAEALDVDYLGVSPVFATPTKTDTAPPWGLDGLARLRAATGRTLVAIGGIGPANAEDVLRAGADGLAVVSALCAADDPQRAAEELRGAVRTVRGW, encoded by the coding sequence GTGAGCGCCTTGCGTCGGGCTGCGGATTACGGGGTGTATCTGGTCACCGACCGCGCGTTGTGCCGGGGCCGTGCCCTGCCCGACGTGGTCATGGTGGCGGTGGCGGGCGGCGTGACCATGGTGCAGTTGCGTGAAAAACACGTGGACACGCGCGAATTCGTGGAACTGGCCCGTGCGCTGAAGGCGCTGCTGGCCCCGCGCGGCGTGCCCCTGCTGATCAACGACCGGGTGGACGTGGCCCTGGCTGCCCGCGCCGATGGCGTGCACGTGGGGCAGGGCGACATGCACCCCGCCGACGTGCGTGCGTTGCTGGGGTCCGACGCCCTTGTCGGCCTGTCCGTGGAGACCATGGAGCAGGCGCGCGAGGCGGAAGCACTGGACGTGGACTATCTGGGGGTGAGCCCGGTGTTCGCCACCCCCACCAAGACGGACACCGCGCCGCCGTGGGGGCTGGATGGCCTTGCCCGGTTGCGCGCGGCCACCGGGCGGACGCTGGTGGCCATCGGCGGCATCGGCCCGGCCAACGCGGAAGATGTGTTGCGGGCAGGGGCCGACGGGCTGGCCGTGGTCTCCGCCCTGTGCGCGGCGGACGATCCGCAGCGGGCGGCGGAGGAACTGCGCGGCGCGGTGCGTACCGTCAGGGGATGGTAG
- a CDS encoding sigma 54-interacting transcriptional regulator yields MPHLSADTPPTQPLPDAIEPTLAHSVLQQFDISPFLDMMLNVAQERTVEGLLELTHRVNRGTHVMCGCIWFMDTPPPAAGAASAPTSGPGEGEHILRLMTVAGHTATPVRDWRHAEGTYAMVPLSEPLVGQVASRGEPTWAASPDDWPRPAWAVAESIHAYAAYPLQFKGNMIGVMAVFYDRPMRGVLADLMLLHRKMHKIFADSLSAAVVNARSFEEIQHLRRALELENEHLRGEVRRARAPHSIVGDSPPLRRALDQVDMVAPTDATVLLLGESGTGKELVAQAIHDRSQRAAAPLVRVNCSAIPRELFESEFFGHVKGAFTGALRDRLGRFQLADGGTLFLDEVGEIPLELQGKLLRVLQEGVFERVGEERSRSVDVRIIAATNRDLRADVERGRFRQDLFFRLSVFPVALPPLRARRDDIPLLARHFVRASCRRLNLPEPRIAHRQMAELQAYPWPGNVRELQNVIERGVIMAEGGRLVLDLPPVCPPPSAAPGGVKATGQEDGASGMHWGTRDIGDVAESGQPGASAPTGIISEAQWRALQRANIERALAAGGGRVHGPGGAAELLGLPPTTLQSRMKTLGLRGR; encoded by the coding sequence ATGCCCCACCTGTCTGCGGACACCCCGCCCACCCAGCCGTTGCCCGACGCCATTGAGCCCACCCTGGCCCATTCGGTGCTCCAGCAGTTCGACATCAGCCCGTTTCTGGACATGATGCTCAACGTCGCCCAGGAGCGCACCGTGGAGGGCCTGCTGGAACTGACCCACCGCGTCAACCGGGGCACGCACGTCATGTGCGGGTGCATCTGGTTCATGGATACGCCGCCCCCTGCCGCCGGCGCCGCATCCGCCCCCACTTCCGGCCCCGGCGAGGGAGAGCACATCCTGCGCCTGATGACCGTGGCCGGGCATACCGCGACCCCGGTGCGCGACTGGCGCCATGCCGAGGGCACGTACGCCATGGTGCCGCTGTCCGAACCGCTGGTGGGGCAGGTGGCCTCGCGCGGCGAGCCCACGTGGGCGGCATCGCCGGATGACTGGCCCCGCCCGGCCTGGGCCGTGGCCGAATCCATCCACGCCTACGCCGCCTACCCGTTGCAGTTCAAGGGCAACATGATCGGGGTCATGGCCGTGTTCTACGACCGGCCCATGCGCGGGGTGCTGGCCGACCTGATGCTGCTGCACCGCAAGATGCACAAGATATTTGCCGATTCGCTGTCCGCCGCCGTGGTCAACGCCCGCTCCTTCGAGGAAATCCAGCACCTGCGCCGGGCGCTGGAACTGGAAAACGAACACCTGCGCGGCGAGGTGCGCCGTGCCCGTGCGCCGCACTCCATCGTGGGTGACAGCCCGCCCCTGCGCCGGGCGCTGGACCAGGTGGACATGGTGGCCCCCACCGACGCCACCGTGCTGCTGCTGGGAGAATCGGGCACCGGCAAGGAACTGGTGGCCCAGGCCATTCACGACCGCAGCCAGCGCGCCGCCGCCCCGCTGGTACGGGTGAACTGCTCGGCCATCCCGCGCGAACTGTTCGAAAGCGAATTCTTCGGCCATGTGAAAGGCGCGTTCACCGGCGCCCTGCGCGACCGCCTGGGCCGCTTTCAACTGGCCGACGGCGGCACCCTGTTCCTTGACGAGGTGGGAGAAATCCCCCTGGAATTGCAGGGCAAGCTGCTGCGCGTACTGCAAGAGGGGGTGTTCGAACGGGTGGGGGAGGAGCGCAGCCGCAGCGTGGATGTGCGCATCATCGCCGCCACCAACCGCGACCTGCGGGCCGACGTGGAGCGCGGGCGCTTCCGCCAGGACCTGTTCTTCCGGCTCAGCGTGTTCCCCGTGGCCCTGCCGCCCCTGCGTGCCCGACGCGATGACATCCCCCTGCTGGCCCGGCACTTCGTGCGTGCCTCGTGCCGCCGCCTGAACCTGCCGGAGCCGCGCATCGCCCACCGCCAGATGGCCGAACTGCAAGCCTACCCGTGGCCGGGCAACGTGCGCGAGTTGCAGAACGTCATCGAGCGCGGGGTGATCATGGCCGAGGGGGGACGGCTGGTACTGGACCTGCCTCCGGTCTGCCCGCCCCCTTCCGCAGCCCCCGGCGGGGTGAAGGCGACCGGACAGGAGGACGGCGCTTCCGGAATGCATTGGGGAACAAGGGACATCGGGGACGTTGCTGAGTCAGGGCAACCGGGCGCATCGGCCCCCACGGGCATCATCTCCGAAGCGCAATGGCGCGCATTGCAGCGCGCCAACATCGAACGCGCCCTGGCGGCAGGGGGCGGGCGCGTGCACGGCCCGGGCGGGGCGGCGGAACTGCTGGGCCTGCCGCCCACCACCCTGCAATCGCGCATGAAGACACTGGGGTTGCGCGGACGCTGA
- a CDS encoding HDOD domain-containing protein: MSQAMGLGMQGGCGRDVQDIAEEAVARRFRLSGAAHPLLALLRRRAVEALAQSLRAGVSCELPAPRMPLPPEVIHEANSGVVPGDLDGLAERARLPALPQVFLELQHAMEREEPSYEELAAIISKDPRLAASLLRLVNGPLFGFRAPVETVSRAVAAAGTRRVTSLALGTFVLGLFRERPPHVVNLHDFWLHSVATALMARALATRLGRDDPERYFVAGLLHDIGWLAICAVWPAGAERVLDRCRDLGETLTEAERAELGMTHGEMGAALLRRWNLPPVLVDAVQAHHAPSEAPASDEALLVHLADEAVKAFDIGGTGDDCVQPLDADALAARSISAHDLDAACDVLLEGVDEMYAVLGAGARG, from the coding sequence GTGTCGCAGGCGATGGGGCTGGGAATGCAGGGCGGCTGCGGTCGCGACGTGCAGGATATTGCCGAGGAGGCGGTGGCGCGGCGATTCCGGCTTTCCGGTGCGGCGCACCCGTTGCTTGCGTTGCTGCGGCGCAGGGCGGTGGAGGCGCTTGCCCAGTCCTTGCGTGCCGGTGTCTCGTGCGAGTTGCCCGCCCCGCGCATGCCCCTGCCGCCCGAAGTGATCCACGAGGCCAACAGCGGGGTGGTCCCCGGCGATCTGGACGGGCTGGCCGAGCGCGCCCGGCTGCCCGCCCTGCCTCAGGTGTTTCTGGAATTGCAGCATGCCATGGAGCGCGAGGAACCCTCGTACGAGGAACTGGCGGCCATCATTTCCAAGGACCCCCGCCTGGCCGCGTCGCTGTTGCGGCTGGTCAACGGGCCGCTGTTCGGCTTTCGGGCGCCGGTGGAAACGGTGAGCCGCGCGGTGGCGGCGGCGGGCACCCGCCGGGTGACCTCGCTGGCTCTCGGCACCTTCGTGCTGGGGCTGTTTCGCGAGCGGCCACCCCACGTGGTCAACCTGCACGATTTCTGGCTGCATTCGGTGGCCACGGCGCTCATGGCGCGGGCCTTGGCCACCCGCCTTGGCCGCGACGATCCGGAACGGTATTTCGTGGCCGGGCTGCTGCATGATATCGGCTGGCTGGCCATTTGCGCCGTGTGGCCCGCCGGGGCGGAGCGGGTGCTGGACCGCTGCCGCGATCTGGGGGAAACGCTGACCGAGGCAGAGCGGGCGGAACTGGGCATGACCCATGGCGAAATGGGCGCGGCGCTGCTGCGGCGCTGGAATCTGCCGCCCGTGCTGGTGGACGCGGTGCAGGCCCACCATGCCCCGTCCGAAGCCCCGGCCAGCGACGAGGCTCTGCTGGTGCACCTGGCCGACGAGGCGGTGAAGGCCTTCGACATCGGCGGTACCGGCGACGACTGCGTGCAACCGCTGGATGCGGACGCGTTGGCCGCGCGGTCCATTTCGGCGCACGATCTGGACGCCGCCTGCGACGTACTGCTGGAAGGGGTGGACGAGATGTATGCGGTGCTGGGGGCCGGTGCCAGGGGCTGA